One genomic window of Clostridium taeniosporum includes the following:
- a CDS encoding methyl-accepting chemotaxis protein: protein MGFFQSKKHSENTNLENTQNINLQTTDTNSEFNEIGERLSELTLESSRIYNSINNINSSVLHLADLSISESQEINNANDLLHDFRNNMEYLALNVTNVHGQVLDTDKLADKGIVSIENLDTSLNELQNMFTISTKTINSLVSKLESVNTITDSISQIASQTNLLSLNAAIEAARAGEAGKGFSVVAGEVRKLAENSKLAVQSITDILEEIKTDIIQASEAMNSGNSALATQHSSLEDTKGSFNNIKSSIEETIDEITGCIGNLTTASSKKDEVINCVEKVNDIAKQNSELTQQISSQLDEQSNSLDKFNDTLNNLSKDISK, encoded by the coding sequence ATGGGATTTTTTCAAAGCAAAAAACATAGCGAAAATACTAATTTAGAAAATACTCAAAACATTAACTTACAAACAACTGATACTAACTCAGAATTTAATGAAATAGGTGAACGTCTTTCTGAATTAACTCTTGAAAGTTCTAGAATTTATAACTCTATTAATAATATTAATTCATCTGTATTACATTTGGCAGACTTATCTATATCTGAAAGTCAAGAAATTAATAATGCTAATGATCTTTTACATGATTTCAGAAATAATATGGAATATCTAGCTTTAAATGTAACAAATGTGCATGGTCAAGTTTTAGATACAGATAAACTAGCTGATAAAGGAATTGTATCCATTGAAAATTTAGATACTTCATTAAATGAATTACAAAATATGTTTACAATATCTACTAAAACTATTAACTCACTAGTTAGCAAACTAGAATCTGTAAATACAATTACTGACTCTATTAGTCAAATAGCTAGTCAAACAAATCTTTTATCATTAAATGCTGCTATAGAAGCTGCTAGAGCTGGTGAAGCTGGTAAAGGATTCTCAGTTGTTGCTGGAGAAGTAAGAAAACTTGCTGAAAATTCAAAATTAGCCGTTCAAAGTATAACAGATATCTTAGAGGAAATTAAAACAGACATAATACAAGCATCAGAAGCTATGAATTCTGGTAACTCAGCTCTTGCTACTCAACATTCTTCATTAGAAGACACAAAAGGTAGCTTTAATAACATAAAATCTTCTATTGAAGAGACTATTGATGAAATTACAGGTTGTATTGGAAATCTTACAACTGCTTCAAGTAAAAAAGATGAAGTTATTAATTGCGTCGAAAAAGTTAATGATATTGCTAAACAAAATTCAGAATTAACTCAACAAATATCTTCTCAATTAGACGAACAATCAAACTCTTTAGATAAATTTAATGATACTTTAAATAACTTAAGTAAGGATATTTCTAAATAA
- a CDS encoding AAA family ATPase, which produces MNYTETLKTVDLVINSNDVPLIIGESGIGKTSLVKDVAKNNNYSLVTIDANLLKEGEIGGLPLTEKGQVIYATHNKLVEVRNLLNKDNVNGVILFIDELNRCDHAVSQEIMNLILNREINGYVLDDKVKVIAAMNPSNKFDGFSNSQYEVVDMDPAQEDRFVWLEMQSDIKEWIKWGMSKNGNIHEHIIEFISTFPQYLHTPNSIENIKATPRSWHRISKAYEVYLKNKDKYDFNIFLNTVRGNVGSNICNDFADFILHIRKPIIKVEDLFENDILSFDLKEKIEDENHSRLYILVKNAILFVEKNHSDKNLILFSKVLDLYPRDLRLGIMKEIKKDHKDVLYKLLLNKDEFIESFFNIFIK; this is translated from the coding sequence TTGAATTATACAGAAACTTTAAAAACAGTTGATTTAGTTATAAATTCAAATGATGTACCATTAATAATTGGAGAAAGTGGAATAGGAAAAACATCATTAGTAAAAGACGTAGCAAAAAATAATAATTATTCATTAGTTACTATAGATGCAAATCTTTTAAAAGAAGGAGAAATAGGAGGATTACCATTAACTGAAAAAGGACAAGTAATATATGCAACCCATAATAAACTAGTTGAAGTTAGAAACTTACTAAATAAAGATAATGTAAATGGAGTTATATTATTTATTGATGAATTAAATAGATGTGATCATGCAGTTTCACAAGAGATTATGAATCTTATATTAAATAGAGAAATAAATGGATATGTATTAGATGACAAAGTTAAAGTTATTGCTGCGATGAATCCATCTAATAAGTTTGATGGATTTTCTAATAGTCAATATGAAGTAGTAGATATGGACCCAGCTCAAGAAGATAGATTTGTCTGGTTAGAGATGCAATCGGATATAAAAGAATGGATAAAGTGGGGTATGAGTAAAAATGGAAATATCCATGAACATATTATAGAATTTATATCTACCTTTCCACAATATTTACATACACCTAATTCAATAGAAAATATAAAAGCAACACCAAGAAGCTGGCATAGAATCTCTAAGGCATATGAGGTTTATTTAAAAAACAAAGATAAGTATGATTTTAACATATTTTTAAATACAGTAAGAGGAAATGTTGGGTCTAATATATGTAATGATTTTGCGGACTTTATACTTCATATAAGAAAACCTATTATTAAAGTTGAAGATTTATTTGAAAATGATATTTTGAGTTTTGATTTAAAGGAAAAGATAGAAGATGAAAATCATTCAAGACTATATATATTAGTTAAAAATGCTATTTTATTTGTTGAAAAAAATCATTCTGACAAGAATTTAATATTATTTTCTAAAGTGTTAGATTTATATCCTAGAGATCTAAGACTTGGAATTATGAAAGAAATAAAAAAAGATCATAAAGATGTATTATATAAATTACTATTAAATAAAGATGAATTTATAGAGAGTTTTTTTAATATATTTATTAAATAG
- a CDS encoding spore germination protein, whose translation MNENLNYLKKKFEKSFDVKYREVDTKIGKTTLIFIDTLCNGQFISDYIVSPLKNCSYECKNLDDIVTKVLEINIVGDVKDLDDAMLHILSGDIVLTFENEEKMIFCEVKGFPTRGISIPVTESVVKGPREGFNELFVNSISLIRRKIKNSDLKFEPLYVGEKSQTVVCMCYIEGVAPDNLINEVKETINNLNLDFILDTNYIEAKLRKKNSLFDTVGYTEKPDEVAAKIMEGRVAVLVDGTPFVITVPYFFLENFQTPDDYYLNRIFVNFLRILRWVAFFLATFMPGLYVAVVTHHFSLLPPIFTFRLAVARAGVPFPTFFEVVIMMLAFQLIKEAGLRLPQPIGGAMSIVSALILGDAAVGAGISSRITIIIVALSTLSYFLIPKIYGATSIWSIGVVILSALFGLPGFFTSFIILLANISDLETGGYSFLFPVATDTTYKFKDTIFRGRLSKISKTIIGKEKK comes from the coding sequence ATGAATGAAAACTTGAATTATTTAAAAAAGAAATTTGAAAAATCCTTTGATGTGAAGTACAGGGAAGTTGATACAAAAATTGGAAAAACAACTTTAATATTTATTGATACATTATGTAATGGGCAATTTATAAGTGATTATATTGTAAGTCCTCTTAAAAATTGCAGTTACGAATGTAAAAATTTAGATGATATTGTTACCAAAGTGCTAGAAATTAACATAGTAGGTGATGTTAAGGATTTAGATGATGCTATGTTACATATATTGTCAGGAGATATAGTATTAACATTTGAAAATGAAGAGAAAATGATTTTTTGTGAGGTAAAGGGTTTTCCAACAAGAGGAATTAGTATTCCAGTTACAGAATCAGTAGTTAAAGGACCTAGAGAAGGTTTTAATGAATTATTTGTTAATAGTATTTCATTAATAAGAAGAAAGATTAAAAATTCAGATTTAAAATTTGAGCCCTTATACGTAGGAGAAAAATCTCAAACTGTTGTATGTATGTGTTACATTGAAGGGGTAGCACCAGATAATTTAATAAATGAAGTTAAAGAAACTATAAATAATTTAAATTTAGATTTTATATTAGATACTAATTATATAGAAGCTAAACTTAGAAAAAAGAATTCGCTTTTTGATACTGTAGGATATACAGAAAAACCAGATGAAGTAGCAGCTAAAATAATGGAAGGAAGAGTAGCGGTATTAGTAGATGGAACTCCTTTTGTTATAACAGTTCCATATTTCTTTTTAGAAAATTTTCAAACACCAGATGATTACTATCTAAATAGAATTTTTGTAAATTTTTTAAGAATATTAAGATGGGTTGCTTTTTTCTTAGCTACATTTATGCCAGGATTATATGTTGCTGTTGTTACACATCATTTTTCATTACTCCCCCCTATATTTACGTTTAGGTTAGCAGTAGCAAGAGCTGGAGTACCATTTCCAACTTTTTTTGAAGTTGTAATAATGATGTTAGCATTTCAACTTATTAAAGAAGCAGGATTAAGGTTACCACAGCCAATCGGTGGAGCTATGAGTATAGTTTCTGCATTAATACTTGGAGATGCTGCTGTAGGAGCAGGTATATCATCAAGAATAACAATAATTATAGTTGCATTAAGTACATTAAGTTATTTCTTGATTCCTAAAATATATGGAGCAACTTCTATTTGGTCAATAGGTGTTGTAATATTAAGTGCATTATTTGGATTACCTGGATTTTTCACTTCATTTATAATTTTATTAGCTAATATATCAGATTTAGAAACTGGAGGATATTCATTCTTATTTCCTGTTGCAACAGATACTACTTATAAATTTAAAGATACTATATTTAGAGGTAGATTAAGTAAGATATCTAAAACAATAATAGGAAAGGAGAAGAAATAA
- a CDS encoding ECF transporter S component translates to MQSEGKTLNVKELVLMGLMIALVYLAGSIIKIPSIGGFVHIGDCMVFLSVILLGKKKGAITSALGMFLVDILGGYYFWAPFTLIIKGIMAYIAGYILEKMQNNNSFINYTVAFIISGIFMVIGYFIAGTIMAGFLTEKIGIVQGLIYASKDIVGNIIQVTTGVVIALPLSGILIKAKKEVFN, encoded by the coding sequence ATGCAAAGTGAAGGTAAAACTTTAAATGTCAAAGAATTAGTGCTAATGGGGCTTATGATAGCACTGGTATATTTAGCTGGAAGTATAATAAAAATCCCTTCAATTGGAGGTTTTGTTCACATTGGGGATTGCATGGTATTTTTATCTGTAATATTGCTTGGAAAGAAAAAGGGTGCTATAACAAGTGCATTGGGAATGTTTCTTGTTGATATATTAGGTGGTTATTATTTCTGGGCTCCTTTTACATTAATTATTAAAGGCATAATGGCCTATATTGCTGGATATATTTTAGAAAAAATGCAAAATAATAATTCTTTTATAAATTACACAGTAGCTTTTATTATTAGTGGAATTTTTATGGTGATAGGTTATTTTATTGCAGGAACAATTATGGCTGGATTTTTAACTGAAAAAATAGGTATAGTTCAAGGTCTTATATATGCTTCAAAAGATATAGTAGGTAATATAATTCAAGTTACAACAGGAGTAGTTATAGCATTGCCTTTAAGTGGAATATTAATTAAAGCTAAAAAAGAGGTATTTAATTAA
- a CDS encoding EscU/YscU/HrcU family type III secretion system export apparatus switch protein yields MAERKKAAALKYELNNTDAPIIAASGMGHIADKIIEKAEENEVPVVYNKELANLLCNVDVGDEIPTELYEAVAHVIAFVTDVDKTF; encoded by the coding sequence ATGGCTGAAAGAAAGAAAGCAGCAGCTCTTAAATATGAATTAAACAATACTGATGCTCCAATTATAGCCGCATCAGGAATGGGACATATAGCAGATAAAATAATAGAAAAAGCTGAAGAAAATGAGGTCCCTGTTGTTTATAATAAAGAGCTTGCAAATTTATTATGTAATGTTGATGTTGGTGATGAAATACCAACAGAATTGTATGAAGCAGTAGCTCATGTAATAGCATTTGTAACTGATGTAGATAAAACATTCTAG
- the tyrS gene encoding tyrosine--tRNA ligase: MANVLDELLDRGYIKQFTHEEETRKLLENEKVTFYIGFDPTADSLHVGHFIAMMFMAHMQRAGHRPIALLGGGTAMVGDPSGKTDMRKMLTKEQIQHNVDSIKKQMERFIDFSDDKALIVNNADWLLDLNYVDFLREVGVHFSVNRMLSAECFKQRLEKGLSFLEFNYMLMQGYDFYVLNQKYGCKMELGGDDQWSNMIAGVELVRRKAQGDAMAMTCTLLTNSQGQKMGKTVGGALWLDPNKVSPFDFYQYWRNVDDADVEKCLALLTFLSMDEVRRLGALEGAEINEAKRILAYEVTKLVHGEEEAKKAQEASNALFSGGADMSNVPTVTIAKEEIGSTVLDIVAKTKIVPSKKEGRRLIDQGGLSINGEKIIDVTRTLNEEDFKDGSALIKRGKKNYTKIEIQ; this comes from the coding sequence ATGGCAAATGTATTAGATGAGTTACTTGATCGTGGCTACATAAAACAATTTACTCATGAAGAAGAAACAAGAAAATTATTAGAAAATGAGAAAGTAACTTTTTATATAGGATTTGATCCAACAGCAGATAGTTTACATGTAGGGCACTTTATTGCAATGATGTTTATGGCTCATATGCAAAGAGCGGGACATAGACCAATAGCGTTATTAGGTGGTGGAACAGCTATGGTTGGAGATCCAAGTGGTAAGACTGATATGAGAAAAATGCTTACTAAGGAACAAATACAACATAATGTTGATTCAATAAAGAAACAAATGGAAAGATTCATAGATTTTTCTGATGATAAGGCTTTAATAGTTAATAATGCAGATTGGTTATTAGATCTTAATTATGTTGACTTTTTAAGAGAAGTAGGAGTTCATTTTTCAGTTAATAGAATGTTAAGTGCAGAATGTTTTAAACAAAGATTAGAAAAGGGATTATCATTCTTAGAATTCAATTACATGCTAATGCAAGGATATGATTTCTATGTTTTAAATCAGAAATATGGTTGTAAAATGGAACTTGGTGGAGATGACCAATGGTCTAATATGATTGCTGGTGTTGAATTAGTTAGAAGAAAAGCACAAGGTGATGCAATGGCAATGACTTGTACTTTATTAACTAATAGTCAAGGTCAAAAGATGGGTAAAACAGTTGGAGGAGCATTATGGCTTGATCCTAATAAAGTATCTCCATTTGATTTCTATCAATATTGGAGAAATGTTGATGATGCAGATGTAGAAAAATGCTTAGCATTATTAACATTCTTATCAATGGATGAAGTAAGAAGATTAGGTGCTTTAGAAGGCGCTGAAATTAATGAAGCTAAAAGAATTCTTGCTTATGAAGTTACAAAACTTGTTCATGGAGAAGAAGAAGCTAAGAAAGCTCAAGAAGCATCTAATGCGTTATTCTCAGGCGGAGCAGATATGTCAAATGTACCAACAGTGACTATAGCTAAAGAAGAAATAGGTTCAACAGTATTAGATATAGTAGCTAAAACTAAAATAGTTCCATCTAAGAAAGAGGGAAGAAGATTAATAGATCAAGGTGGTTTATCTATTAATGGAGAAAAAATTATTGATGTAACTAGAACTTTAAATGAGGAAGATTTTAAAGATGGTTCTGCATTAATAAAAAGAGGTAAAAAGAATTATACTAAAATAGAAATACAATAA
- a CDS encoding GerAB/ArcD/ProY family transporter, with amino-acid sequence MKNFLSTKHFIILILATTLISIRTYSSFFIKYGQQNTWIYLLIALLILVIFFYFIINTLNKLDSPDFVKSIKKYLPKPISTIFLFLFAIGLLLNAIESTAVESNFIYTNLFLESSIGYYILLFIIPSIYLLTRKFSSVLIFIIVSFSLLLLNDAVFAILIEPYKNYRYIFPILHTDLNIDSIKCILFLLGSLSSICIVLPYSKLLNNKKNLKKNIVISLLFISFITVFSTIGIIATLGSERCANIFYPGFIQSDVIHILEFIEFGEFFYIFRVVIGFFIKYILSSYAIFLIYHDKIKSKKVFFSLFLIVVFVLSYLISNNNYRLFYFFKYFEIASIILLLLIPLISCFIISIKLRVNSNQK; translated from the coding sequence ATGAAAAATTTTTTATCAACTAAACATTTTATAATTTTAATATTAGCAACTACATTAATTAGTATAAGAACCTATAGTTCTTTTTTTATAAAATATGGTCAGCAAAATACTTGGATATACTTATTAATAGCATTATTAATATTAGTAATATTTTTTTATTTCATAATAAACACATTAAATAAGTTAGATAGTCCTGATTTTGTAAAATCAATAAAAAAATATTTACCCAAACCAATATCAACTATATTTCTATTTTTATTTGCAATTGGATTATTATTAAATGCTATAGAAAGTACTGCTGTAGAATCTAATTTTATATATACAAATCTATTTCTTGAATCATCTATTGGATATTATATATTGTTATTTATTATTCCTAGCATTTACTTGTTAACAAGGAAATTTTCTTCAGTATTAATTTTTATAATAGTATCTTTTTCACTTTTATTATTAAATGATGCCGTATTTGCTATTTTAATTGAACCATATAAGAATTACAGATATATTTTTCCTATTCTACATACTGATTTAAATATAGATTCAATTAAGTGTATATTGTTTTTATTAGGATCTTTATCATCAATTTGTATAGTACTTCCTTATTCAAAATTATTAAATAATAAAAAAAATCTGAAAAAAAACATAGTTATTTCGCTATTATTCATTTCTTTTATAACAGTATTTTCTACTATCGGAATAATAGCCACATTAGGTTCTGAAAGATGTGCTAATATATTTTATCCTGGATTTATCCAATCTGATGTAATTCATATATTAGAGTTTATAGAATTTGGAGAGTTCTTCTACATTTTTAGAGTTGTTATAGGATTCTTTATTAAATATATTTTATCTTCATATGCAATATTTTTAATTTATCACGATAAAATTAAAAGTAAAAAAGTATTTTTTAGCTTATTTTTAATAGTAGTTTTTGTATTGTCTTATTTGATTTCAAATAATAATTATAGATTATTTTACTTTTTTAAATACTTTGAAATAGCATCAATAATTTTATTATTATTAATACCACTAATATCCTGCTTTATAATTTCAATAAAATTAAGAGTTAATTCAAACCAAAAATAA
- a CDS encoding metallophosphoesterase — protein MALYTISDLHLAMNVEKPMDIFGENWVNHCEKIKKNWLEKIKDDDTVLIAGDISWSLKESDSKFDLDWIDSLPGKKIISKGNHDYWWGSISKLNKLYDNTKFLQNNFYVYENYAVCGTRGWICPGSDKYSAKDEKIYNREQIRLKLSLDAAKNSGFKDIIVMIHYPPTNEKFEKSAFIEIFEEYNVKKVIYGHLHGPSLKGKLFQGNINGIEYILSSADYLNFSPKLIIQ, from the coding sequence ATGGCACTTTATACTATTTCAGATTTGCATTTGGCAATGAATGTTGAAAAACCAATGGATATATTTGGGGAAAATTGGGTTAATCATTGTGAAAAAATAAAGAAAAATTGGTTAGAAAAAATTAAAGATGATGATACAGTATTAATTGCAGGAGATATTTCATGGTCACTTAAAGAAAGTGATAGTAAATTTGATTTAGATTGGATAGATTCTTTGCCAGGTAAAAAGATTATAAGTAAGGGAAATCATGATTATTGGTGGGGAAGTATATCTAAATTAAATAAATTATATGATAATACAAAGTTTCTTCAAAATAATTTTTATGTATATGAAAATTATGCTGTTTGTGGAACAAGAGGTTGGATTTGTCCAGGTAGTGATAAATATTCAGCTAAAGATGAAAAAATTTATAATAGAGAGCAAATAAGATTAAAATTATCTTTAGATGCAGCAAAGAATAGTGGATTTAAAGATATAATAGTTATGATACATTATCCACCAACTAATGAAAAATTTGAAAAGTCAGCTTTTATAGAAATATTTGAAGAATATAATGTAAAAAAAGTTATATATGGTCATTTACATGGACCATCGTTAAAGGGTAAGTTATTTCAAGGGAATATTAATGGAATAGAATATATATTATCATCAGCAGATTATCTTAATTTTTCACCTAAACTTATTATACAATAA
- a CDS encoding GTP pyrophosphokinase, with translation MAINDWKSFLMPYEQAVEELKVKLKSIRKEYRRKNEYSPIEFVTGRVKEVSSILEKANKFEIPIDQVRYELEDIAGIRIMCQFVDDITKVVELLRGRKDMQILYEKDYVKNVKESGYRSYHMIIKYQVNMAEGPVDILAEFQIRTLAMNFWATIEHSLNYKYKQNIPTQLKEKLKSSADAAFKLDEEMLQIKDEIKDAQKLFEVKSSIISNIMNSLLTLSSLGKEAEAARHERTLNKLIQYGEIWELDNLLFYVKKDVEKYRE, from the coding sequence ATGGCAATAAACGATTGGAAAAGTTTTTTAATGCCGTATGAGCAAGCAGTAGAAGAACTTAAGGTAAAGTTAAAATCTATAAGAAAAGAATATAGAAGAAAGAATGAATATTCGCCTATAGAGTTCGTTACTGGCAGAGTAAAAGAAGTTTCTAGTATTCTAGAAAAAGCTAATAAATTTGAAATACCTATAGATCAAGTTAGATATGAATTAGAAGACATAGCTGGAATAAGAATAATGTGTCAGTTTGTGGATGACATAACTAAAGTGGTAGAATTGCTACGTGGAAGAAAAGATATGCAAATTCTTTACGAAAAGGATTATGTTAAAAATGTAAAAGAGAGTGGTTATAGAAGTTATCATATGATAATAAAATATCAAGTAAATATGGCAGAAGGACCAGTAGATATTCTTGCAGAATTTCAAATAAGAACTTTAGCTATGAACTTTTGGGCTACTATTGAACATTCACTTAATTATAAATATAAACAAAATATACCTACTCAGTTAAAAGAAAAACTTAAGAGTTCAGCTGATGCAGCTTTTAAGTTGGATGAAGAAATGTTACAAATAAAAGATGAAATAAAGGATGCCCAGAAATTATTTGAAGTAAAATCTAGCATAATTTCAAATATTATGAACTCTTTATTGACTTTAAGCTCATTAGGTAAAGAGGCTGAAGCAGCAAGACATGAAAGAACTTTAAACAAACTTATTCAATATGGAGAAATTTGGGAATTGGATAACTTATTATTTTATGTTAAAAAAGATGTTGAAAAGTATAGAGAATAA
- the tnpA gene encoding IS200/IS605 family transposase: MEEYNKRSHTVYDIKYHVIWVTKYRYKVLNKHISSRLRELIRQGCEARQITIVRGSIGKDHVHMLLGCSPSIAPSKIVQYLKGRSSRLIQDEFPELKKRYWGQHLWARGYFCATVGSVTEETIKRYIESQELNNNENIFKIEE; the protein is encoded by the coding sequence ATGGAGGAATATAATAAAAGAAGTCATACGGTATATGATATAAAATATCATGTAATATGGGTAACAAAATATAGATATAAAGTATTAAATAAGCATATATCATCTAGATTAAGAGAATTAATAAGACAAGGCTGTGAAGCAAGGCAAATTACAATTGTTAGAGGAAGTATTGGAAAAGATCATGTGCATATGCTTTTGGGATGTTCTCCGAGCATCGCTCCCAGTAAAATTGTGCAATATTTGAAAGGTAGATCATCAAGATTAATACAAGATGAATTTCCAGAATTAAAAAAGAGATACTGGGGGCAGCATTTATGGGCACGAGGATACTTTTGTGCAACAGTTGGAAGTGTTACAGAAGAAACAATAAAAAGATATATAGAAAGTCAAGAACTTAATAATAACGAAAATATATTTAAGATAGAAGAATGA
- a CDS encoding Ger(x)C family spore germination protein, which yields MKLKKFFIIFLITIMPFSMISCFNYNDVNKLTFVTSIIFDEDENSNVVLYLDCVKAFRNANESVEKGKRLIYKGQGKTALEAIRDVNMAASFKLNFTQNRAYIFTGNAIKNGIKKYIDLINNDPQFPITPNMFVYFDDIDKLLELSSSDEEYLGLFLDDLVEKNENSSKVIKLNTNNYMIERLLPNKLSIMSTLKLKDDACDKKLELGGGAIIQNDRMIGKLDNLNTLSYNMLTNNMESGVLEVSNPNDKKNFITLKILNSKIKTSVDYSDGKFILNKKLKLKTNIAESQSKFITDKNFINNICALEEESIKLNLENTFNEYKEKNIDILQVINLLNQKYGYKKEEDYLSKVEFNVDVEVNIDGSGRNKNSL from the coding sequence ATGAAATTAAAAAAATTTTTTATAATTTTTCTAATAACTATTATGCCCTTTTCTATGATTTCATGCTTTAATTACAATGATGTTAATAAACTAACATTTGTAACTAGTATTATATTTGATGAAGATGAAAATTCTAATGTTGTTTTATATTTAGATTGTGTTAAAGCTTTTAGAAATGCAAATGAAAGTGTTGAAAAAGGAAAAAGACTAATTTATAAAGGTCAGGGAAAAACAGCATTAGAAGCTATTAGAGATGTTAATATGGCAGCTAGTTTTAAATTAAATTTTACTCAAAATAGAGCTTATATATTTACTGGAAATGCAATTAAAAATGGAATAAAGAAATATATAGACTTGATAAATAATGATCCTCAATTTCCAATAACACCGAATATGTTTGTTTATTTTGATGATATTGATAAGCTTTTAGAATTATCTAGTAGTGATGAAGAATATTTAGGATTATTTTTAGATGATTTAGTAGAAAAAAATGAAAACTCTTCTAAAGTAATAAAATTAAATACAAATAATTATATGATTGAAAGATTACTTCCAAATAAGTTATCTATTATGAGTACATTAAAATTAAAAGATGATGCTTGTGATAAGAAATTAGAACTAGGTGGAGGAGCAATAATTCAAAATGACAGAATGATTGGAAAATTAGATAATTTAAATACATTAAGCTATAATATGTTAACTAATAATATGGAAAGTGGGGTATTAGAAGTATCTAATCCAAATGACAAAAAAAATTTTATAACATTAAAAATACTTAATTCAAAAATTAAAACATCGGTAGATTATTCTGATGGAAAATTTATATTAAATAAAAAGCTTAAGTTAAAGACCAATATAGCAGAATCTCAAAGTAAATTTATTACTGATAAAAACTTTATTAATAATATTTGTGCATTAGAAGAAGAAAGTATAAAACTAAATTTAGAAAATACTTTTAATGAATATAAAGAGAAGAATATTGATATATTGCAGGTAATAAATTTATTAAATCAGAAATATGGTTATAAAAAGGAAGAAGATTATTTATCTAAAGTAGAATTTAATGTTGATGTAGAAGTAAATATAGATGGAAGCGGCAGAAATAAAAATAGCTTATAA